Proteins encoded in a region of the Mycobacterium branderi genome:
- a CDS encoding M18 family aminopeptidase, translating into MAATAEGLCEFIDASPSPFHVCATVAERLRAAGYTELAEADEWPASGRFFIIRAGSLVAWNSGADGPFRIVGGHTDSPNLRVKQHPDRQVAGWQIVALQPYGGAWLNSWLDRDLGISGRLSTSDGTHRLVRVDDPILRVPQLAIHLAEDRKSVTLDPQRHVNAVWATGETGAFLDYVAEQAGVDPGDVLGFDLMTHDLTPSTVMGVDRALVSAPRLDNQATCYAATEAFLAAQPSGHLPVLALFDHEEVGSTSDHGANSELLLTTLERIVLAAGGGREDFLRRLPGSMVASGDMAHATHPNYPDRHEPGHQIAVNAGPVLKVQPNLRYATDGRTAAAFALACRQAGVPLQRYEHRADLPCGSTIGPMTSARTGIPTVDVGAAQLAMHSARELMGAHDVAAYASALQAFLTPS; encoded by the coding sequence ATGGCGGCGACGGCAGAGGGCCTCTGCGAATTCATCGACGCGTCGCCGTCGCCGTTTCACGTCTGCGCGACCGTCGCCGAACGGCTACGCGCAGCCGGATACACCGAACTAGCGGAGGCCGACGAATGGCCGGCGTCGGGGAGGTTCTTCATCATCCGGGCCGGTTCGCTGGTGGCCTGGAACAGCGGCGCGGACGGCCCGTTCCGGATCGTCGGCGGCCATACCGACAGCCCCAACCTGCGGGTCAAGCAACACCCCGACCGTCAGGTCGCCGGCTGGCAGATCGTCGCGTTGCAGCCGTACGGCGGCGCCTGGCTGAACTCGTGGCTGGACCGCGACCTGGGTATCAGCGGGCGGCTGTCGACCAGCGACGGCACTCACCGGCTGGTCCGCGTCGACGACCCGATCCTGCGGGTGCCGCAGCTGGCCATCCATCTGGCCGAGGACCGCAAATCGGTCACCCTGGACCCGCAGCGTCACGTCAACGCGGTGTGGGCGACAGGTGAGACGGGCGCGTTTCTCGACTACGTCGCCGAGCAGGCCGGCGTCGATCCCGGCGATGTGCTCGGCTTCGACCTGATGACCCACGACTTGACGCCATCGACAGTCATGGGCGTGGACCGCGCGTTGGTCAGCGCGCCGCGGCTGGACAACCAGGCAACCTGCTACGCGGCGACTGAAGCCTTCCTGGCCGCGCAGCCGAGCGGACACCTGCCGGTGCTGGCGCTGTTCGACCACGAGGAGGTTGGCTCCACCTCCGATCACGGCGCCAACTCCGAGCTGCTGCTGACGACGTTGGAACGGATCGTGCTGGCGGCCGGCGGCGGCCGCGAAGACTTCCTGCGCCGCCTGCCCGGGTCGATGGTGGCCTCCGGCGACATGGCCCACGCCACGCACCCCAACTACCCGGACCGGCACGAGCCCGGCCATCAGATCGCCGTCAACGCGGGTCCCGTCCTGAAGGTCCAGCCCAACCTGCGCTACGCCACCGACGGCCGCACCGCCGCGGCGTTCGCACTGGCCTGCCGGCAGGCCGGCGTCCCGCTACAGCGTTACGAGCATCGGGCCGACCTGCCCTGCGGCTCCACGATCGGCCCGATGACGTCGGCCCGGACCGGCATCCCGACCGTCGACGTCGGCGCCGCCCAGCTGGCCATGCACTCGGCGCGGGAGCTGATGGGCGCCCACGACGTCGCCGCCTACGCGTCGGCGCTGCAGGCGTTCCTGACGCCCAGCTAG
- a CDS encoding VOC family protein — MALKVEMVTFDCIDPAKLAGWWAEQFDGQAQELIPGEFVAVTRADGPRLGFQKVPDPTPGKNRVHVDFSAADVDGEVARLIAAGATEVGRHSIGDSFRWVVMTDPVGNAFCVAGS, encoded by the coding sequence ATGGCACTCAAGGTGGAAATGGTCACGTTCGACTGCATCGATCCCGCGAAGCTGGCCGGCTGGTGGGCCGAGCAGTTCGATGGTCAGGCTCAAGAGTTGATTCCCGGCGAATTCGTCGCTGTGACCCGGGCCGACGGGCCACGGCTGGGCTTTCAGAAGGTGCCCGATCCCACGCCGGGAAAGAACCGGGTGCACGTCGATTTCAGCGCCGCCGATGTAGACGGCGAGGTAGCGCGGCTCATCGCCGCCGGCGCCACCGAGGTCGGCCGGCACAGCATCGGAGACAGCTTCCGATGGGTGGTGATGACCGACCCCGTTGGCAATGCCTTCTGCGTCGCCGGCAGTTAG
- a CDS encoding helix-turn-helix domain-containing protein encodes MTDATVGVLLREWRARRRVSQLDLSLNVGVSARHLSFIETGRSRPSPEMVLALADGLDIPLRERNTLLLAAGYAPRYPARPLADDALTPARAAVQRLLDAHDPYPGVVIDRCWNIVQANAAAAALTAGVPEAVLGPPVNVYRLCLHPDGLAGRTLNFEEWAGYLLQQLRRTIALTGDPQLQALDEEVRAYPGVAALAGRNISPDTASLLVPLELAIDGGQRLSMFTTLTTFGTPLDVTLSELAVELFYPADTESAELLRASGSISSAG; translated from the coding sequence ATGACCGACGCGACGGTTGGTGTGTTGCTGCGTGAATGGCGCGCGCGTCGGCGGGTGAGCCAACTCGACCTCTCGCTGAATGTCGGCGTGTCGGCACGGCATCTGAGCTTCATCGAAACCGGCCGCTCCCGGCCCAGCCCCGAAATGGTGCTGGCGCTGGCCGACGGCCTGGACATACCGCTGCGAGAGCGCAACACGCTGCTGCTGGCCGCCGGCTATGCCCCGCGCTACCCGGCGCGGCCGCTGGCCGACGACGCGCTCACCCCGGCGCGTGCCGCCGTGCAGCGGCTTCTCGACGCGCACGATCCGTATCCGGGTGTCGTGATCGACCGGTGCTGGAACATCGTGCAGGCCAACGCCGCGGCGGCCGCGCTGACCGCCGGCGTGCCGGAGGCCGTGCTCGGGCCGCCGGTCAACGTGTACCGGCTGTGCCTGCACCCCGATGGTCTCGCCGGCCGAACCCTCAATTTCGAGGAATGGGCGGGGTACCTGCTCCAGCAGCTCCGCCGCACGATCGCGCTCACCGGCGACCCGCAATTGCAGGCACTCGACGAGGAGGTCCGCGCCTACCCGGGCGTCGCCGCACTAGCGGGACGCAACATCTCGCCTGACACGGCGTCGCTGCTTGTTCCGCTCGAACTCGCAATTGATGGCGGACAACGGCTTTCGATGTTCACCACATTGACGACGTTCGGAACCCCGCTCGACGTCACCCTGTCCGAGCTTGCGGTCGAGTTGTTCTATCCGGCCGATACCGAAAGCGCCGAATTGCTGCGCGCAAGTGGGTCCATCAGCTCGGCCGGGTGA
- a CDS encoding nuclear transport factor 2 family protein, translating to MTDIQSAAPTFSAELWAAYWDAPSLSRGFDVLADDIVGYWPDEPEPVRGVEAYTAKIAELLAAAPDLRLELVDSATVPGATAGEQLVFLHYVGEGTGPDGPFAIRGLDRVRTRDGKVVENVIRYAPVTQR from the coding sequence ATGACCGACATTCAGTCCGCTGCCCCGACGTTCAGCGCCGAGCTGTGGGCGGCGTACTGGGACGCTCCGAGCCTGTCGCGGGGGTTCGACGTGCTGGCCGACGACATCGTCGGCTACTGGCCCGACGAGCCCGAACCGGTGCGCGGCGTCGAGGCGTATACGGCGAAGATCGCCGAATTACTGGCCGCTGCACCGGATTTGCGGCTCGAGCTCGTCGACAGCGCGACAGTTCCCGGCGCTACTGCGGGCGAGCAGCTGGTCTTCCTGCACTACGTCGGCGAAGGCACCGGCCCGGACGGGCCGTTCGCGATCCGCGGGCTCGACCGGGTTCGCACCCGCGACGGAAAGGTGGTGGAAAACGTCATCCGCTACGCGCCGGTGACCCAGCGGTGA